A genomic region of Raphanus sativus cultivar WK10039 chromosome 6, ASM80110v3, whole genome shotgun sequence contains the following coding sequences:
- the LOC108810432 gene encoding histone deacetylase 7 yields MENAMNLAWVPEGRKRRVSYFYEPAIGDGNRRESQQISTTYDLIRSYHLHHDLDIIRPTPTLAEDSDFIRFHSPEYISFLRSVTPEYAVTDTSSSSSSLKRFNLDVWNTPVFRGLFEYCRLYAGASISAANKLNRREADIAINWSGGMHRAKWDKACGFGYVNDVVLAILELLNVFKRVLYIDIGYYRGDAVQEAFNKTDRVMTISFHNSGDQRTGGIVDYGVGKGEYYSLNAPLKDGLDDASLVTLFVPVIHKAMEVYQPEAIVLLCGPDSLAGDELGNFNLTTKGHAACLQYVRSFHVPLMLLGGQGHTLGNVARSWCCQTAVAVGKELKDNRHITVGDECFAPDYQLHIEPHPMEDLNTDEYIGYIKKTLLAQLSQVIHAPSV; encoded by the exons atggaGAATGCGATGAACTTGGCATGGGTTCCCGAGGGAAGGAAACGGCGCGTGAGCTACTTCTACGAGCCAGCGATCGGAGATGGCAACCGACGGGAATCACAACAGATCAGTACGACTTACGACCTCATCCGCAGCTATCACCTCCATCACGACTTGGATATCATCCGTCCTACTCCTACCCTCGCCGAAGATTCAGATTTCATTCGGTTCCACTCGCCGGAGTACATATCATTCCTCCGCTCAGTCACGCCGGAGTACGCCGTAACggacacttcttcttcttcctcttccctcAAGCGCTTCAACTTAGACGTGTGGAACACCCCTGTCTTCCGTGGCCTCTTCGAATACTGCCGTCTCTACGCTGGTGCCTCTATCTCCGCCGCCAACAAACTGAACCGACGCGAAGCTGATATCGCCATCAACTGGTCCGGCGGGATGCACCGTGCCAAGTGGGATAAGGCTTGTGGCTTTGGCTACGTCAACGACGTTGTGCTTGCGATCCTCGAGTTGCTCAATGTCTTCAAG CGAGTGCTCTACATAGATATTGGTTATTACCGTGGAGATGCAGTACAAGAAGCATTCAACAAAACTGATCGAGTTATGACTATTTCTTTCCACAACTCTGGGGACCAAAGAACAGGAGGCATAGTAGACTACGGAGTAGGAAAAGGAGAGTACTATTCTTTAAATGCACCACTAAAAGATGGCTTGGACGATGCAAGTTTGGTTACTCTATTCGTACCTGTTATCCACAAGGCTATGGAGGTTTATCAGCCGGAAGCAATTGTTCTTCTCTGTGGCCCTGATTCACTAGCTGGTGATGAGTTGGGTAACTTCAACTTGACTACCAAGGGTCACGCTGCTTGTCTCCAGTACGTAAGATCATTTCATGTTCCTCTCATGCTCTTGGGTGGTCAAGGTCACACTCTTGGAAATGTTGCTCGTTCCTGGTGCTGTCAG ACAGCTGTTGCGGTTGGAAAAGAACTTAAGGACAATCGCCATATCACTGTGGGCGACGAGTGTTTTGCCCCAGATTATCAACTTCATATCGAGCCACACCCCATGGAGGATTTAAACACAGACGAATATATTGGATACATAAA GAAGACATTACTAGCGCAACTTTCGCAAGTGATACACGCACCCAGTGTGTAG
- the LOC108812047 gene encoding flavonol synthase/flavanone 3-hydroxylase, whose protein sequence is MVAEREQDILSSRIPIIDVSNPDQGLVARAVVKASEEWGVFQLVNHGIPTELIQRLQNVGRRFFELSETEKKAVAKPDNSREGYARRYTLDLEKKIGTVDQLYHNIWPPSVVNHSYWPKNPQDYREVNEEYTRQVKILSEKIMEWLSEGLGLRREAINEVVGGEYLLNVNYYPPCPHPDLIEGLDAHTDVSGLTLLLTNEIPGLQVFKDDQWIEVEYIPFAVIVNISDQILRVSNGKYKSVLHKTTVDKERTRMSWAVLVRPTSDMVVGPFPELIGDDPPKFKSMLYKDYIYRKVRNLPFVDLDS, encoded by the exons ATGGTGGCTGAGAGAGAGCAAGACATACTGTCTTCACGCATACCAATAATTGACGTAAGCAATCCTGATCAAGGGCTAGTGGCGCGTGCGGTGGTGAAGGCGAGCGAAGAGTGGGGTGTTTTTCAGCTGGTAAATCATGGGATCCCCACGGAGCTGATTCAACGTTTACAGAATGTTGGAAGGCGATTCTTCGAGCTCTCTGAAACAGAAAAGAAAGCCGTGGCCAAACCAGATAACTCCCGTGAAGGATACGCAAGGAGGTACACATTAGACCTAGAAAAGAAAATAGGTACGGTTGATCAACTCTACCACAATATCTGGCCACCTTCAGTCGTCAATCACTCATACTGGCCTAAGAATCCCCAAGACTACAG GGAAGTGAACGAGGAGTACACAAGGCAGGTAAAGATACTATCAGAGAAGATTATGGAGTGGTTGTCAGAGGGGTTAGGCTTACGTCGTGAGGCTATTAACGAAGTTGTCGGTGGTGAGTATCTGCTGAACGTCAACTACTATCCACCGTGTCCACATCCGGATTTGATCGAGGGATTGGATGCACACACCGATGTTAGTGGACTCACACTCCTCCTAACCAATGAGATTCCGGGACTTCAAGTGTTCAAGGACGATCAATGGATCGAGGTGGAGTATATCCCATTTGCTGTTATAGTCAACATCAGCGATCAGATCCTT AGGGTTAGCAACGGAAAGTACAAGAGCGTGTTGCATAAAACCACCGTGGATAAGGAGAGAACAAGAATGTCTTGGGCGGTTCTTGTTAGGCCTACCAGTGATATGGTCGTGGGACCTTTTCCCGAGCTTATCGGCGACGATCCTCCCAAGTTTAAGTCCATGCTCTACAAGGACTACATATACCGCAAGGTCCGAAACTTACCGTTCGTTGACCTCGACTCATGA
- the LOC108812045 gene encoding uncharacterized protein LOC108812045 isoform X1, translated as MGLLKSAWLLSLFLVVFSSSCFRFHQCYGSELSVKFLKAPPPISRFHSAKFSFQAFEDGNRTCSSCKFQCKLDDHFSVDCHQRKVFYSKLLDGNHTLEVCANRMPVFGCNIYNWTVDTVSPTALVTASMPFTSAQNVSVNITFTEPCAGSGGFSCSSVNSCDLLVYGAGQVIPSSFTVVEKYLRYSLLVGLSPDAQYGRLVLVMDKSVCSDTAGNSFERALGSRFFVHFDRRNVFVNLRTHVPEKLLKLNNQTRTVQATNDNDKLNVYLYFSEPVLNSSSEILKLLSTSHGDLLPIDGKTNGNRRFAFMVTNTSQRAIVTVTLDSNSIRSRHGTPASPTAPLTFLYDTERPYVVLNTTSGMRTRKHTIPVWIKFMKPVFGFNSSLVSISGGYLDSFEELSGSIYIVYVKANTSTISVKVPENVTQDVAGNKNLESNILEVTHYSVSVLSSVISWISTYLFLVTSFVAGLLTLSTTSLYSLGAFPRPSPYLISDPTRNLFRTACYIQFFALTRWLPVTLPVDYYEFVRSIQWIIPYFPLPWETKHSEQIMVASSPFTGPHSFISKTYHNNMNLETSTKAEPVFGLPLTAMEYRLFFETPNLKPEAEHVLGLPHPTVWRDFNRIMFWIAIIGGSLVLLHIVLSLILKFKKSHTEKKKSFGAFVFPRFELFLLILALPSICKAARSLIQGYFKHHGAAEANVIVGILVLCIVAVLLLALFFFLSVGITFGKLLQYKEIHQEGQNFHWYQELIRVTLGPGKRGQWTWKKEDNSVYLTRLGPVFEDLRGPPKYMLTQISGSNPLKQRDDRIIASDDETEDAEAPCIQKLFGILRIYYTFLETVKRVCLGIIAGAFLDNETSKTPIVVLLSITSFQLFFLVLKKPFIKKKVQLVEIISVACQVGVFASCLVLLAKDFPETSGQKLGIFMVILFLIGFIAQMCNEWYSLYKQTKRLDQINRSFLSGLKMFIIGLAALILPQKLMKSKIPAAQLEGRSSSSNGGIAFSTPENRYINSSGSRSSGSLDKPWLRQIREMAKASFTRERSSSKVPSDPSGSKSGWSSSIWGTKTSGSSSKDSSSDYKSRPKGLYKDLEAIFASK; from the exons ATGGGTCTGCTTAAAAGTGCATGGCTTCTTTCCCTTTTCTTGGTTGTCTTTTCCTCTTCTTGTTTCAGGTTTCATCAGTGTTATGGTTCAGAGCTCTCTGTTAAGTTCTTGAAAGCACCTCCACCTATTTCTAGATTTCACTCAGCCAAGTTTTCTTTTCAAGCTTTTGAGGATGGAAACAGAACTTGTTCAAGCTGCAAATTCCAGTGCAAg CTAGATGACCACTTTAGTGTGGATTGCCATCAAAGAAAAGTTTTCTACTCTAAGTTGCTGGATGGGAATCATACACTTGAGGTCTGCGCAAATAGGATGCCTGTATTTGGCTGCAATATCTACAACTGGACTGTTG ATACGGTTTCTCCTACAGCCTTGGTGACTGCATCAATGCCATTCACAAGTGCACAAAACGTGTCTGTTAACATTACGTTTACTGAGCCATGTGCTGGTAGCGGAGGTTTCAGTTGTTCATCTGTGAATTCCTGTGAC CTTCTTGTCTACGGTGCTGGCCAAGTTATACCATCTTCATTCACCGTTGTTGAAAAATATCTCAGATACTCACTTCTTGTGGGACTATCTCCTGATGCTCAATATGGAAGGCTTGTGTTGGTGATGGACAAGAGTGTCTGTTCGGACACAGCCGGTAACAGTTTTGAAAGAGCTTTGGGTTCTCGCTTCTTTGTCCATTTCG ACAGGAGAAACGTTTTTGTCAACCTGCGAACTCATGTTCCGGAGAAGTTACTGAAACTAAACAACCAAACTAGGACAGTGCAGGCAACCAATGATAACGACAAGCTGAATGTCTACTTGTATTTCTCGGAACCGGTACTGAACTCTTCATCTGAGATTCTCAAGCTACTAAGCACAAGCCATGGTGATTTGCTTCCTATTGATGGAAAAACAAACGGGAATCGCCGTTTTGCGTTTATG GTCACAAATACATCACAGCGTGCTATAGTCACGGTGACTCTTGACTCAAATTCAATAAGAAGCAGACATGGGACACCTGCTTCTCCAACTGCACCACTCACTTTTCTTTACG ATACGGAGAGACCTTATGTTGTATTGAACACAACATCTGGTATGAGGACAAGAAAGCACACCATCCCTGTCTGGATAAAGTTCATGAAGCCAGTTTTTGGGTTTAACTCCTCACTTGTATCCATCTCAGGTGGATATCTTGATAG CTTTGAGGAACTGAGTGGAAGCATATACATTGTATATGTAAAAGCCAATACCAGTACAATCTCTGTTAAAGTTCCTGAAAATGTTACTCAGGATGTAGCAGGCAACAAGAATCTTGAATCCAACATTCTAGAAGTGACACACT ATTCTGTGTCTGTGCTATCGTCTGTGATTTCTTGGATATCAACTTACCTATTCTTGGTGACATCTTTTGTTGCGGGACTCCTCACTCTTTCAACCACAAGCCTTTATTCTCTTGGAGCATTTCCAAGACCATCTCCTTATCTGATATCAGATCCCACAAGGAATCTTTTT AGAACTGCGTGTTACATTCAGTTTTTCGCACTCACGAGATGGCTACCGGTGACATTGCCTGTTGATTACTatgagtttgtgagaagcattcaGTGGATAATCCCTTACTTTCCTCTCCCATGGGAAACTAAACACAGTGAACAGATCATGGTGGCCTCAAGTCCTTTCACTGGTCCACACTCCTTCATTTCTAAAACTTATCACAACAACATGAACCTTGAGACATCAACCAAGGCTGAGCCTGTATTCGGATTGCCACTTACCGCAATGGAGTATAGATTATTCTTTGAG ACCCCAAATCTTAAGCCAGAAGCAGAACACGTCTTAGGTCTACCGCATCCAACAGT GTGGAGAGATTTTAATAGGATCATGTTTTGGATAGCTATAATCGGAGGAAGTTTAGTACTACTTCATATAGTCCTCTCTCTGATACTGAAGTTCAAGAAATCACAcactgagaagaagaagagcttcgGTGCGTTTGTCTTCCCAAGATTCGAACTCTTTCTTCTCATTCTTGCTTTACCCTCAATCTGCAAAGCTGCAAGGAGCCTCATACAAG GGTATTTCAAACATCATGGAGCTGCAGAAGCCAATGTCATAGTTGGTATCCTTGTGCTATGCATAGTAGCTGTTCTGCTTCTGGCTTTGTTTTTCTTCCTCTCGGTGGGGATCACTTTTGGGAAGCTGTTACAGTACAAAGAGATTCATCAAGAAGGCCAAAATTTCCACTGGTACCAAGAACTCATCAGAGTGACACTTGGCCCTGGTAAAAGAGGCCAATGGACATGGAAAAAAGAAGACAACTCTGTCTATCTAACTAGGTTAGGTCCTGTTTTCGAAGATCTAAGGGGTCCACCAAAGTACATGCTCACACAGATTTCAGGAAGCAATCCACTCAAGCAGCGTGATGACCGCATCATCGCATCAGATGATGAAACAGAAGACGCTGAAGCTCCTTGCATACAGAAACTGTTTGGCATCCTTAGGATTTACTACACGTTTCTCGAGACCGTGAAGAGGGTGTGTTTAGGGATCATTGCTGGTGCTTTCTTGGACAACGAGACTTCGAAAACTCCCATAGTTGTCTTGCTGAGCATCACTTCCTTTCAGCTGTTCTTCCTTGTTCTGAAGAAGCCTTTCATCAAGAAGAAAGTACAGCTCGTTGAGATCATCTCAGTAGCATGTCAAGTCGGTGTGTTCGCCTCGTGTCTAGTGCTCTTGGCTAAGGACTTTCCAGAGACGAGCGGACAGAAACTTGGGATATTCATGGTTATACTGTTCTTGATTGGGTTCATTGCACAGATGTGCAACGAATGGTACTCACTGTACAAACAGACAAAGAGGTTAGATCAGATCAACAGGTCCTTCTTGAGCGGTCTCAAGATGTTCATCATCGGACTCGCCGCGTTAATCTTGCCTCAGAAACTGATGAAGAGCAAGATCCCTGCGGCTCAACTAGAAGggagaagcagcagcagcaatgGAGGGATTGCTTTCTCTACACCAGAGAACAGGTATATAAATTCTTCTGGAAGCCGAAGCTCGGGTAGTTTGGACAAGCCATGGTTGAGACAGATACGAGAAATGGCAAAGGCTAGCTTCACGAGAGAGAGGAGCAGTAGTAAGGTTCCTAGTGATCCTTCAGGGAGCAAGAGTGGCTGGAGCAGTAGTATATGGGGAACAAAGACAAGTGGAAGCTCTTCTAAAGACTCATCCTCAGACTACAAATCAAGACCTAAAGGACTTTACAAAGATTTAGAAGCCATTTTTGCTTCCAagtga
- the LOC108812045 gene encoding uncharacterized protein LOC108812045 isoform X2 → MDKSVCSDTAGNSFERALGSRFFVHFDRRNVFVNLRTHVPEKLLKLNNQTRTVQATNDNDKLNVYLYFSEPVLNSSSEILKLLSTSHGDLLPIDGKTNGNRRFAFMVTNTSQRAIVTVTLDSNSIRSRHGTPASPTAPLTFLYDTERPYVVLNTTSGMRTRKHTIPVWIKFMKPVFGFNSSLVSISGGYLDSFEELSGSIYIVYVKANTSTISVKVPENVTQDVAGNKNLESNILEVTHYSVSVLSSVISWISTYLFLVTSFVAGLLTLSTTSLYSLGAFPRPSPYLISDPTRNLFRTACYIQFFALTRWLPVTLPVDYYEFVRSIQWIIPYFPLPWETKHSEQIMVASSPFTGPHSFISKTYHNNMNLETSTKAEPVFGLPLTAMEYRLFFETPNLKPEAEHVLGLPHPTVWRDFNRIMFWIAIIGGSLVLLHIVLSLILKFKKSHTEKKKSFGAFVFPRFELFLLILALPSICKAARSLIQGYFKHHGAAEANVIVGILVLCIVAVLLLALFFFLSVGITFGKLLQYKEIHQEGQNFHWYQELIRVTLGPGKRGQWTWKKEDNSVYLTRLGPVFEDLRGPPKYMLTQISGSNPLKQRDDRIIASDDETEDAEAPCIQKLFGILRIYYTFLETVKRVCLGIIAGAFLDNETSKTPIVVLLSITSFQLFFLVLKKPFIKKKVQLVEIISVACQVGVFASCLVLLAKDFPETSGQKLGIFMVILFLIGFIAQMCNEWYSLYKQTKRLDQINRSFLSGLKMFIIGLAALILPQKLMKSKIPAAQLEGRSSSSNGGIAFSTPENRYINSSGSRSSGSLDKPWLRQIREMAKASFTRERSSSKVPSDPSGSKSGWSSSIWGTKTSGSSSKDSSSDYKSRPKGLYKDLEAIFASK, encoded by the exons ATGGACAAGAGTGTCTGTTCGGACACAGCCGGTAACAGTTTTGAAAGAGCTTTGGGTTCTCGCTTCTTTGTCCATTTCG ACAGGAGAAACGTTTTTGTCAACCTGCGAACTCATGTTCCGGAGAAGTTACTGAAACTAAACAACCAAACTAGGACAGTGCAGGCAACCAATGATAACGACAAGCTGAATGTCTACTTGTATTTCTCGGAACCGGTACTGAACTCTTCATCTGAGATTCTCAAGCTACTAAGCACAAGCCATGGTGATTTGCTTCCTATTGATGGAAAAACAAACGGGAATCGCCGTTTTGCGTTTATG GTCACAAATACATCACAGCGTGCTATAGTCACGGTGACTCTTGACTCAAATTCAATAAGAAGCAGACATGGGACACCTGCTTCTCCAACTGCACCACTCACTTTTCTTTACG ATACGGAGAGACCTTATGTTGTATTGAACACAACATCTGGTATGAGGACAAGAAAGCACACCATCCCTGTCTGGATAAAGTTCATGAAGCCAGTTTTTGGGTTTAACTCCTCACTTGTATCCATCTCAGGTGGATATCTTGATAG CTTTGAGGAACTGAGTGGAAGCATATACATTGTATATGTAAAAGCCAATACCAGTACAATCTCTGTTAAAGTTCCTGAAAATGTTACTCAGGATGTAGCAGGCAACAAGAATCTTGAATCCAACATTCTAGAAGTGACACACT ATTCTGTGTCTGTGCTATCGTCTGTGATTTCTTGGATATCAACTTACCTATTCTTGGTGACATCTTTTGTTGCGGGACTCCTCACTCTTTCAACCACAAGCCTTTATTCTCTTGGAGCATTTCCAAGACCATCTCCTTATCTGATATCAGATCCCACAAGGAATCTTTTT AGAACTGCGTGTTACATTCAGTTTTTCGCACTCACGAGATGGCTACCGGTGACATTGCCTGTTGATTACTatgagtttgtgagaagcattcaGTGGATAATCCCTTACTTTCCTCTCCCATGGGAAACTAAACACAGTGAACAGATCATGGTGGCCTCAAGTCCTTTCACTGGTCCACACTCCTTCATTTCTAAAACTTATCACAACAACATGAACCTTGAGACATCAACCAAGGCTGAGCCTGTATTCGGATTGCCACTTACCGCAATGGAGTATAGATTATTCTTTGAG ACCCCAAATCTTAAGCCAGAAGCAGAACACGTCTTAGGTCTACCGCATCCAACAGT GTGGAGAGATTTTAATAGGATCATGTTTTGGATAGCTATAATCGGAGGAAGTTTAGTACTACTTCATATAGTCCTCTCTCTGATACTGAAGTTCAAGAAATCACAcactgagaagaagaagagcttcgGTGCGTTTGTCTTCCCAAGATTCGAACTCTTTCTTCTCATTCTTGCTTTACCCTCAATCTGCAAAGCTGCAAGGAGCCTCATACAAG GGTATTTCAAACATCATGGAGCTGCAGAAGCCAATGTCATAGTTGGTATCCTTGTGCTATGCATAGTAGCTGTTCTGCTTCTGGCTTTGTTTTTCTTCCTCTCGGTGGGGATCACTTTTGGGAAGCTGTTACAGTACAAAGAGATTCATCAAGAAGGCCAAAATTTCCACTGGTACCAAGAACTCATCAGAGTGACACTTGGCCCTGGTAAAAGAGGCCAATGGACATGGAAAAAAGAAGACAACTCTGTCTATCTAACTAGGTTAGGTCCTGTTTTCGAAGATCTAAGGGGTCCACCAAAGTACATGCTCACACAGATTTCAGGAAGCAATCCACTCAAGCAGCGTGATGACCGCATCATCGCATCAGATGATGAAACAGAAGACGCTGAAGCTCCTTGCATACAGAAACTGTTTGGCATCCTTAGGATTTACTACACGTTTCTCGAGACCGTGAAGAGGGTGTGTTTAGGGATCATTGCTGGTGCTTTCTTGGACAACGAGACTTCGAAAACTCCCATAGTTGTCTTGCTGAGCATCACTTCCTTTCAGCTGTTCTTCCTTGTTCTGAAGAAGCCTTTCATCAAGAAGAAAGTACAGCTCGTTGAGATCATCTCAGTAGCATGTCAAGTCGGTGTGTTCGCCTCGTGTCTAGTGCTCTTGGCTAAGGACTTTCCAGAGACGAGCGGACAGAAACTTGGGATATTCATGGTTATACTGTTCTTGATTGGGTTCATTGCACAGATGTGCAACGAATGGTACTCACTGTACAAACAGACAAAGAGGTTAGATCAGATCAACAGGTCCTTCTTGAGCGGTCTCAAGATGTTCATCATCGGACTCGCCGCGTTAATCTTGCCTCAGAAACTGATGAAGAGCAAGATCCCTGCGGCTCAACTAGAAGggagaagcagcagcagcaatgGAGGGATTGCTTTCTCTACACCAGAGAACAGGTATATAAATTCTTCTGGAAGCCGAAGCTCGGGTAGTTTGGACAAGCCATGGTTGAGACAGATACGAGAAATGGCAAAGGCTAGCTTCACGAGAGAGAGGAGCAGTAGTAAGGTTCCTAGTGATCCTTCAGGGAGCAAGAGTGGCTGGAGCAGTAGTATATGGGGAACAAAGACAAGTGGAAGCTCTTCTAAAGACTCATCCTCAGACTACAAATCAAGACCTAAAGGACTTTACAAAGATTTAGAAGCCATTTTTGCTTCCAagtga
- the LOC108812046 gene encoding serine/threonine-protein kinase ATM, whose product MKATRLQNPDNKTLIESMEEEDGVGGGDKVRKIEVSGGNISLVVDFSGSDAFESSNGSCCLKEDQTQEECLVGNLVWAMTKSKKWWPGEVVGYRADANETSFFMVRYLGESQQLESSSWCAPSKLRPFKEWFERLVSQRNDVAFFVAVEEAMTLLGKSLKLEMTCSCMAERNGKKKKQPARRRTTKPLILREFSVDRLEPREFVTQLRDLARCGSSGGNGILEGRVMQSRLSAFYSYHGHKEIPMDQLQQSEVRRSFNGSKMEESEFVGSPSVVAGSRRRKFRKEWFRKFVSEVDNVSAREDLVDTSPCDLVSKLKLLAVDSTCSEATENVGLFEWFFSKFRISVFRDENSYRMQLANMAGSNDLMVAKVSNPGGTELRTYKSKNVGKSMLEPLCGVSVADTEKKTFESQNSEKSKIEVTGGVSVANNEQKNSERSKMEVIGGVSAANTEQKPSEPHKNSEKSTVEVVGGVSVADTDQKAFVTKKYQTYQRASKLKISRLETIKDTISHSEFSSSVANEPVHGKACMEDTLSRPAATLVPDLNSGLASAELDHLQKPETLVPLPPQKEERPFSVMLNFQAAAAAAAAPCSNYGTSRTGFVSSLTELERKFTSADLCAKVTGLEKKKRGRKRKNPEALPKVTNGIPDLNGTDKEPAASVQPQAEPPTQRRRRRKKEEMPNRSTSTSSTRGITILVLKFSSKESMPSKEDLTSTFSAFGPLDASETHVYEELSGAEVAFVSSGDAVEAVKSLDKANPFGERLVSFRLQQKLINVFRNIAPRMPVISHVSPLQKPKHAAPISVESMKQNLLMMTAMLDKSGDHLSTETKAKLKSDISALLEKISSMPSSSSSS is encoded by the coding sequence ATGAAAGCAACGAGATTACAAAACCCAGATAACAAAACCCTAATAGAATcaatggaagaagaagatggggtTGGTGGTGGTGATAAAGTGAGGAAGATTGAAGTCTCTGGAGGAAATATATCACTTGTTGTTGACTTTAGCGGCTCTGATGCTTTTGAATCTTCTAATGGGAGTTGTTGTCTGAAGGAAGACCAAACTCAGGAGGAGTGTCTGGTCGGGAATCTGGTATGGGCGATGACTAAATCCAAGAAATGGTGGCCAGGGGAAGTTGTTGGTTACAGAGCCGATGCAAACGAGACTTCTTTTTTCATGGTTAGGTATCTTGGCGAGAGCCAGCAGCTTGAGTCGTCGTCGTGGTGCGCACCTTCGAAGCTGAGGCCTTTCAAGGAGTGGTTCGAGAGATTGGTGAGTCAGAGGAACGACGTGGCGTTTTTCGTGGCGGTGGAGGAAGCTATGACCTTGCTGGGGAAGTCGTTGAAGCTAGAGATGACTTGTTCTTGCATGGCTGAAAGGAACGGGAAGAAGAAAAAGCAGCCAGCTCGGAGGAGGACAACAAAGCCTTTGATTCTGCGTGAGTTCTCTGTGGATCGTTTGGAGCCGCGAGAGTTTGTCACTCAGCTGAGGGATCTGGCGAGATGCGGTTCGAGCGGTGGGAATGGGATACTCGAGGGGAGAGTCATGCAGAGTAGGTTATCAGCGTTTTATAGTTACCACGGGCATAAGGAGATACCGATGGATCAGCTGCAGCAAAGTGAGGTGAGGAGAAGTTTCAATGGATCTAAGATGGAAGAGAGCGAGTTCGTTGGCTCTCCATCGGTTGTTGCAGGGAGTAGGAGGAGGAAGTTTCGGAAAGAATGGTTTAGAAAATTCGTTAGTGAGGTTGACAACGTGTCCGCGAGAGAGGATCTGGTTGACACGTCTCCTTGTGATTTGGTATCTAAACTCAAGCTGCTTGCTGTGGACTCCACGTGTTCGGAAGCGACTGAAAATGTCGGCCTCTTTGAGTGGTTCTTCTCCAAGTTCAGAATCTCTGTGTTTCGTGATGAGAATTCTTACAGAATGCAGTTGGCTAACATGGCTGGTTCGAACGATTTGATGGTTGCTAAAGTTTCTAATCCGGGGGGTACTGAGCTGAGAACCTACAAGTCGAAAAATGTAGGCAAGTCTATGCTTGAGCCTTTATGTGGTGTTTCAGTTGCTGATACTGAGAAGAAGACATTTGAGTCACAGAACTCAGAGAAGTCAAAGATTGAGGTTACTGGTGGTGTTTCAGTTGCTAACAATGAGCAGAAGAACTCAGAGAGGTCAAAGATGGAGGTTATTGGTGGTGTTTCAGCTGCTAATACTGAGCAGAAGCCCTCTGAGCCGCACAAGAACTCGGAGAAGTCAACGGTGGAGGTTGTTGGTGGTGTTTCAGTTGCTGATACCGATCAGAAGGCCTTTGTGactaaaaaatatcaaacatatCAGAGGGCCTCAAAGCTGAAGATATCAAGGCTGGAAACGATCAAAGATACCATTAGCCACTCGGAGTTTTCTAGTTCTGTTGCAAATGAGCCGGTACACGGGAAAGCTTGTATGGAAGATACACTCAGCAGACCTGCTGCTACACTTGTACCTGACTTAAACAGTGGATTAGCTTCTGCAGAACTTGACCATTTACAAAAACCGGAGACTTTAGTTCCTCTCCCACCACAAAAGGAGGAGAGACCATTTTCTGTGATGTTAAACTTTCAGGCAGCAgcggcagcagcagcagctccgTGTTCAAACTACGGAACCTCAAGAACAGGTTTTGTTTCGAGCCTGACAGAGTTGGAAAGAAAGTTCACGAGCGCAGACCTTTGCGCTAAAGTCACCGgtctagagaagaagaagagagggaggaagaggaagaatccAGAAGCGCTTCCAAAAGTCACTAACGGTATACCTGACTTAAACGGAACAGATAAAGAGCCAGCAGCTTCGGTTCAGCCTCAAGCTGAGCCGCCTACTCAGCGCAGGAGACGTAGGAAGAAAGAGGAGATGCCTAACAGATCAACATCAACATCATCAACCAGAGGAATCACAATTCTCGTCTTGAAGTTTTCCTCAAAAGAGTCAATGCCTTCAAAGGAAGACCTCACCTCTACATTCTCTGCGTTTGGCCCTTTGGATGCTTCCGAGACACACGTCTACGAAGAACTCAGCGGTGCGGAGGTCGCCTTTGTGAGCAGCGGCGACGCTGTGGAAGCAGTTAAAAGCTTAGACAAAGCTAACCCATTCGGCGAGAGGTTGGTGAGTTTCAGGTTACAGCAGAAACTGATAAACGTGTTCAGGAACATAGCCCCAAGGATGCCGGTAATCTCGCACGTGAGTCCATTACAGAAACCGAAGCATGCTGCACCGATTAGCGTGGAATCGATGAAGCAGAATCTGTTGATGATGACTGCAATGCTTGATAAATCCGGTGATCATTTATCGACAGAGACAAAGGCAAAACTGAAAAGCGACATCTCTGCTCTTCTGGAAAAGATTAGTTCTATGCctagctcttcttcttcttcctga